One Rosa chinensis cultivar Old Blush chromosome 5, RchiOBHm-V2, whole genome shotgun sequence genomic region harbors:
- the LOC112164822 gene encoding transcription initiation factor IIF subunit alpha: MSSDLLLKPSCGGCGSTSDLYGSNCKHMTLCCACGKTMAENKAKCYDCGAVVTRLIREYNVRASTASEKSYFIGRFVTGLPNFSKKKSAENKWTLRKDLSDPRRSKDKDGQDQKKYKDVRPPTDASREKHRNKPWVLEDETGQSQYNGQLEGAQSAIYYLLMLQGKEFSAIPAGSWFNFNKVAQYKQLTLEEAEEKMNNRKKTQDGYERWMMKSGTNEPGPLREKETGVAGGKGRKKMTGDDDEGNFSDKGEEDEEEETARKNRLGLNKKAGDDEDDEGGNEEDDLDDDSSEKGDDWEHEEIFTDDDEAVGINPEEREEFEPEVPAPPEIKQDDDDDDNNEEEGGLSKSGKELKKLLGRSGGLNDSDAEDDDDDDDDMDDDIALPQALAPKQKDAPKQEPVDNSPIKPGTSGSAAKANPSSSKSAKGKRKLNGDDAKASNSAPPKKVKTENEQKSVKEEPASESSVPAKGSAASSKTGSTPSGGPTGPVSEEEIRAVLMQKSPITTRDLVNNFPGRLKSKEEKDAFAAILRKMSRIQKNNGISYVVLREK; the protein is encoded by the exons ATGTCGTCGGACTTGTTGCTAAAGCCGTCGTGCGGCGGATGCGGATCGACTTCTGATTTGTACGGAAGCAACTGTAAGCACATGACGTTGTGCTGTGCTTGCGGCAAAACCATGGCGGAGAACAAAGCCAAATGCTACGACTGCGGCGCCGTCGTCACTCGCTTGATTCGA GAATATAATGTGAGGGCAAGCACTGCCAGCGAGAAGAGCTACTTCATTGGTAGGTTTGTGACGGGGTTGCCCAACTTTTCGAAGAAGAAGAGTGCTGAAAATAAATGGACTCTTCGCAAGGATCTTTCGGATCCGAGAAGGAGTAAAGATAAGGATGGACAAGATCAGAAGAAATATAAGGATGTTCGCCCGCCTACTGACGCCTCTCGG GAGAAGCACAGAAACAAACCATGGGTCTTGGAGGACGAAACTGGCCAGTCTCAGTACAATGGTCAACTCGAAGGTGCACAGTCAGCAATTTACTACCTATTAATGTTGCAAGGAAAGGAGTTTTCTGCTATTCCTGCTGGTTCGTG GTTCAACTTTAACAAGGTTGCACAATATAAGCAGCTTACTCTAGAGGAAGCAGAAGAGAAGATGAACAATAGGAAAAAGACTCAAGATGGATATGAAAGATGGATGATGAAATCTGGAACTAATGAACCTGGTCCACTTCGTGAGAAGGAAACTGGTGTGGCTGGTGGTAAGGGACGCAAAAAAATGactggtgatgatgatgagggaAATTTCTCTGATAAAGGGGAggaagatgaggaagaagagacAGCAAGGAAAAATAGACTTGGTCTCAACAAAAAAGCTGGTGATGACGAGGATGATGAAGGTGGAAATGAAGAAGATGACTTAGATGATGATAGCAGTGAGAAGG GTGATGATTGGGAGCACGAAGAAATATTCACCGATGATGATGAAGCTGTTGGCATTAAtcctgaggagagagaagaattcGAACCTGAGGTTCCAGCTCCTCCAGAAATTAAGCAG gatgatgacgatgatgatAATAATGAAGAGGAGGGTGGGCTCAGCAAATCAGGAAAAGAGttgaagaagctacttgggCGAAGTGGTGGCCTGAATGATTCAGATGCAgaggacgacgacgacgacgacgatgat ATGGATGATGATATTGCCTTGCCTCAAGCGCTGGCACCAAAGCAGAAGGATGCACCCAAACAGGAACCAGTTGACAACAGTCCTATTAAACCTGGGACTTCTGGATCTGCTGCTAAAGCAAACCCATCTTCCTCCAAGTCGGCAAAGGGAAAGAGAAAATTAAATGGTGATGACGCTAAAGCATCCAACAGTGCACCTCCCAAGAAGGTGAAGACTGAAAAT GAGCAAAAATCAGTCAAAGAGGAGCCTGCTTCTGAAAGTAGTGTGCCTGCAAAAGGTAGTGCTGCATCCTCGAAAACGGGTTCAACACCATCTGGTGGTCCTACAGGTCCTGTATCTGAGGAAGAAATTAGGGCAGTTTTGATGCAAAAGTCACCCATCACCACACGTGATCTTGTTAATAACTTCCCCGGACGACTCAAATCCAAAGAG GAGAAGGATGCTTTTGCAGCAATCCTGAGGAAAATGTCTAGGATACAGAAGAACAACGGGATCAGCTATGTTGTATTGAGGGAGAAGTGA
- the LOC112164823 gene encoding mavicyanin, which produces MAGLKVVFVVLAISFSLGGNWVGAQVHHVVGGDRGWDPANSDLTSWSSGKSFMVGDTLWFAYSAAHGFIAEVKSKEEFESCDVSNPIRMFTDGLDSTPMDKEGLRYFTSSNPESCKNGLKLHVQVLPHQDRSQTVMPIVATSEISALAAAEGPTTPSGSAHLSSSLILLSFAFALLCFVMGQ; this is translated from the exons ATGGCTGGATTGAAGGTGGTGTTTGTTGTTTTGGCCATCAGTTTCAGCCTTGGAGGGAACTGGGTCGGAGCTCAAGTCCACCATGTCGTCGGAGGAGATCGTGGCTGGGATCCTGCTAATTCCGATCTCACGTCCTGGTCCTCCGGCAAAAGCTTTATGGTCGGAGACACACTCT GGTTTGCATACTCTGCAGCACATGGGTTCATAGCAGAAGTGAAAAGCAAGGAGGAATTCGAATCTTGTGATGTAAGCAATCCGATCAGAATGTTCACAGATGGCTTGGATAGCACCCCAATGGACAAGGAAGGACTCCGCTACTTCACAAGCAGTAACCCTGAGAGCTGCAAGAATGGCCTCAAGTTACACGTTCAAGTTTTGCCTCATCAGGATCGATCTCAAACTGTAATGCCGATAGTGGCGACATCCGAGATCTCTGCACTGGCTGCAGCTGAAGGGCCAACAACTCCTTCTGGTTCAGCTCATCTCAGTTCAAGTCTCATTTTGTTGTCATTTGCGTTTGCTTTGCTATGTTTTGTAATGGGTCAGTAG